TTATTACAAGTAGGCTTTATGCACTGTCCAAAGGTCTCCCCCAAAAGCATCTAAGTCAGTTACAGCTCATACAAAATGTTGCTGCCAGAGATTTAACTGGCTCCCATCACTGGGAATACACTTTTCTTGTACCTGTCCAGAATTGTATCAATGAACTTGCCCCTAATTAGGTCTTATGCGTCagacaaaatatgtaaaagaaTGTCCCTGGTAGATCCCTTCAGATCCACTCAGACCCTGCTGCTCACCATACCGAAGGCTGTAGCAAAGACAGCTTTCAGAAGCTGCTTTCTGTAGTTTTGGGACTCACACTGCACCACTGTCTCCCTCTGAATCTGAAGGCAGCaacaacaagacatttaagTGACTATTAAAACACCCCCTGATAAGCTTTCACCTAGAAGCTGTTATTACCTTTCTACTGACAATTCTTGATTATGTCCATGACTCAATCTTAGAAGATTACAGTAATTGAGAAtttggtggtggttgttgtttaCATTATACCTacgtatatttacatgtttattttatttttaaaagtattttaatattCTAACTGATGCCTACGTCTTCTTGCACAATTAATTTGCACTGCatttcatatatatttaaataacaaGTAAAATCAATATGTGTTTTATGATATTACTATGTGTAATTATGCAGTGCTATGGCATCATGCTATCACAGTTAACAACTTGGTCAGATGTAACTAAGTGAAGCCAGTGACATGGACTATCCTTGATGGGGAATCTGGATCATACCCCGTCTGCCTCATGAATTATTCAGTCAGATCAGAGTACCTGCCGTCCTTGTGAGTCCAGTCTATGCGCTGACAAACCTTAACCAAGTGACTTTGttataaatattcattttctctctgagTCAGTTCAGTTGGTAAAGCAGATTGTGGCCAGCAGTGGATTTTTAATTAGCAGTTCTTTGTCAagtagtgtttgtttgtgacagaCTTCCCCGGTGCGGATCGTGACCGGTTGGGATCATTAATCATTCATTGAAATCAGAGCACCTGTTATCCCCGCTCTGCTCCATGCAGGCCAGCCATCCCATCGAGGTGGTAACTATGACAACAGGGAGACAGTGCTGCCTAGGTGACCTAGTTTCCTTGTAGTTCTccagttggtgtgtgtgtgtgtgtgtgtgtgtgtgtgtgtgtgtgtgtgtgtgtgtgtgtgtgtgtatgtgtgtgtgtgtgtgtatgtgtgtgtgcgtgtgtgtgtgtgtgtgtgtgtgtgtgtgtgtgtgtgtgtgtttcccaccTCGCACCCCCACCTACTGGAGACTGAGCATGCTCCATTAACTACCTGTCTGACCTAGTCTGAGAGTCCTTGGACCAGAAATATGAGATCATGTATGTTGTGAGAGTTTACTGTATCAATGTTAGAATGTAATTTCATGGCCTTCCAGTTTCATCTCAGGTATACATTTCTTCAATAATTGGACATAACATGGTGGTTTGCTTCGAAATCTATTAGCTGATGTTATCAAATATTTTCACCTGCTGTTATGTATAAACAGGATCTAACGGGGTTATGTATTTTCACCGCTATGTGTGGTTTGATTTGAACAAATGACTTTAGTATGTCGGTATCATGACATTCATATGAACCCTTCTGAGATGTTCAACCTAATCATGATGGCAAATCTAGCCCATTGTACAACATCATTCTTCACCAGAGCTAATCATTTCCAACCCTGCTTCTCAATCCCAATCTCCACCTCATCAGTATGGAGTTTCCATCTTGCAGAGGCTGAGATACAAGGCTGTCTAATCTAATATTGAGCTGTGTCTCTATGTTAACCAGTGAATAGTGGAGCACTGCCAAAGATCTTTAAATCCCAAAGACTTGACAAGCAGTTATTTCCTGTGCTGCCTGCCAAGCACACTATGGGAAAGTGTACCTATTGTTCTTTATTAGTATTTTACAGTAAGTAATTGCTTTCTGATAGGCGAGTGTGTCTGGAATTATTTTCGTCTCTGAACTCAGTGCCCTCATGCACGGAAGGGTTTGATTCAGAGACATTGAGAACCTTCATGTAgatcctgttttattttattttggcatgTGCTTGTGTGCATGTAATGGGTATTTAAATTAATCTGTCTGTGATGAATTGATGTTAAAATCTTCAGTACAATCTGCATACCTTGTTTATCTTTTGTTTGGTTAGGCTCCTCCTTCTCAGCTGTCGggctgacagcagcaggcaCATCGGCTTGTCTggcctcctcctttttctcttcactctcctcctccttcttctcctcagcTGTGGCTGTGGTGGGACTCTTGGCTGCCGCCGCTGGGGCCTCCACCTCTTTGGGCTTCTCCTCAGCTTTCTCCTCCGCCTTTGGCTCCTCTTTCTGGGGCTCAGAGGGCGCTGTGGCGGCCGTaggagaggcagcagcaggtgcTGCTGCTACAGGAGACGTCGCTGCGCCTGCaggagaggcagcagcagctgcaggagagtTAGCTGGCTTGTCTGCCACTGGGCTTTTGGCTTggctcgtctcctcctccttcttggcctcctctcctgcagcttcctcctcctttgcaggtgcctcctctccctctgctttctttgcctcctctcctccctctgtcgcCTCCTCGGCAGCAGCAGGActgtctccctccttctcctcctctccatctttcatCTTTTTCCGAGTTATGTGTCCACGGAAGCTGGCCTGTATTTTGGTCGCAGCCTTGTGGGCCTTGTCCTCGGGTTTGTTGGTGGTGCCATCCTGCTCAATCTTCTGGTCCGCCTCCTCATTCTTCTCCACCTGGTAGCCAAGAGAAAATACAGCAGATTAACATACTGTAAACCATCGTGCAGGTCCACTGGAAACCAGTAAGGAATTATACTGGTTGTTATGCTAAAACCAAATAATCCCTCTACTGTGGGGGTATGTAGCTTGAGGATGATCATCCCAAAATATCATGCTGGCACACTTGTATTTGGGATTAGAATCCTAGCAAAGATAGGTAAAACATGGTAAGAGTTTAAAGgtcagaaaaagacaaagtatATGCTATGAGAGGTGGTTTATTAGTTAACTTATGAATGGGTGTATTAATAACCCTTACTGGAGGATTGTAGACTGGGAAAGGTAGGTTAGGGTTTCAGGACTGGTTTGAGTAAAAGTGTAGGACTGGATGAGGAACAGGGTTAGGAATAGGACAGCACACAATGTAATATTGAAAGGGGTTCCATGATATTACCTTCGGTAACTGGATCCATACAGTAGCTGTCCATCAAATAGTGGGTTGTGCTATGAGTCATAAAAATctaatgaaaagaaatcaaatcaaataaaggaATGAATGATGAGCACTGAAAGTGgcaaacaaaatgaatcaataCATTCAAAATGAATAGGCAAACAAATCAAGGTAAAAATATTCTCGAGCCAAGATTCAACCAATCAAAAGCTTTAAATGTGCACCtcaaatgaatgtgaataaGCAACATGGAGCAAACACAAATTGTCAAAGAAGCATGCAGGCAGTGCAGCATCAGTTAGCCAAATGATAAAGATGTGAAAACTGCAAAGACTGAATggttttgagtgtttttgtcCTCCCAGGTATACAGGCTCTGACAACATGATGAATACACagcattttatcatttcatgtGCTGGAAAGAGGAGATTTAGTACCATTGTGATTCAGGAGAATAACAGACGTGTGTGTGGGTCGATTGTCTCCACATAATGAATTGCATACACTGGGATTTGGGGCACGACAAATGACTCTAGGCATTTATTGCAGTTATTCAATCCAGACAGACATGAGGTTGATATTGTCCTCTTGATAATGCTGCTGAATTAGATTTAGTAAATAATTAAACTTAAATGTGCAACCCTCTCTGTGGCATTCGTGAATGTTGCCTGCACTCAGTGCTAGTGACAGCTTCAAAAATTGTAACCAGAGAAATGTAAGCGTTCACAAACTGAAGCTCTTTCCCCAAAATAATGAGCCAGCCTCTATTCTCTAGGTACAGTAGCTTTCTATGGCTCCGTCTCTGGCTGCTAGGGAACGAGCTGCCTGCTAGACTCTCCTCAGCATTCACTGCCATACCCCTCCCAACCATCAAAGGTTACCTTGACAACCAGAGTGCTAACTCATCACGGCGCTGTCTGCTGGTTGGTGCTATGAAAGACTATATGTCACCCTGATTGGCAGTGCACCTGACCCCTCAGGGGAGCCGGCCAATAGGAACTCGTAAATCAGGCGGAGCAATCAGCATGTCGAAGGAGGGGCTGTTTGTGATGCAGCGGCAGGGCGCGGTATGGGGCCGGTGGGGGGAGACGAAGGGGTtacatgtgtatttgtgtatcaATGCTGGCGGTGTGtgtcactgagcagcagcatcttGTTTAAGGTCAGTGAATTTCAGTGGAAAAGGTTCTCAAGATGCGACAGGGTAGCTGCATCCATCAGTCTATTTCCTGATACCTTCTGTCTCTAATAGTGTCATTATATTGGATGTGAGATTTGACTTGGACAGCTGCCCGAGTGAGGAATCACGTCTGTGCGACATGATTTAAGAGCCAGAGGCCCTAAACCAACATGTCTTATTCAGGGTCAGTGTGTCAGTCCAATATTGGAGCAGAGAGGCCAAGGTACAGCTGTGTTGCTATAgccacctcctccacctttaTTCACATGCCATTCCCAGGGGTCAGGGTGTAAATCCTGCTCCGGGCCTTCCTGTGATTCTTAATATCACCATCTTCCTGAAGCAATTTTGTGCGGCGTTATATTAAAGGAACAACAGTTTAATACTGCTGGCTGCGGGAGGGATAGTATGTTTTCGGGGGCTTTATAATGCCCCGCAAATATAGTGATTTATATTTAATAGCTGAACTGAAGCTGTTGACTGAACAATCAGCTTTTAGTTGTGGAAATAAACTTTAGTAAGTGTCCTGCTCATAAAACAGGTAGCAActgtgaaaacagacaaagcacCATTGGCGCACCCTCTGCTCTTAATAATATGCAGGTCTCCAGTGACTTATTTGGGCTTTTATTATGTCTGATCTCATGGGTGCTTAGAATTGCCAAAAAAAATTGACCCAAGCACTTAACTCTAAATAGAATTACTTACCGGCTGCGTACAgtgagtcagacagagagagagaaaagagaaagtggTGGATGAGAGTCTTTGGGAATATGGGGGTATGACATCATTATTGGAATGGAGGGGATGTCATTTACTTTAGAGATCTGGGTGTGTTTGAGtgcaaatgtaataaaatcacAGCAGAGTGCCAAGTGATCTCATATCGGTGCAAGACGACGGGGAAGGAAGATCGCCGTCACCGTTCGACCACAACTGTAGCATCATCATTTGAATTATTGATATATGTCTGTGCATCACCCTCAGAAGTGCTGCGCTGTGATTTTCTGACTGCTCTTGACTGTTTCCACGGACCATAAGATTCATCACTGAGCTGCGTTGACCTGTCATATCAAACTTAACACGCTGTTATATACAATGCAGCAGTGGTTAATGACTGAGATAGTGGCTACATTAAAAACTCATAGGATCTAAACAGGAACATTACTGCAAATCCTTTAAGAAGTGCTTCTTGAAGACTCTGACTGTTAACTGAACCCTGGTCACGTAGCCTCCTGCAGGCGCAATTCCACTCGGTGTCTGTGCGgcacacattttcattcataaataCAGCAGCACCTCCCAAAGGTAGAAGGTACACTCCCTTTAAGTCTCCCCACCAAGACTCGGTGACCGTTTCAACTcttcgttcattcattcatgtgcAGTGAGACAACATATTTGCATTATCAGGTTAATCAAATGATTTAATACAATCAGCCCGCAGTTTCCCCTTGAAACATGCTCTTCCTCACTACATTAACCactgaaaactgtttttattatcCAGCATTAAGCTAaatgtttgcattaaaaaagTGCTTTTCTTGCATGATTGCAAAACTGATTATGCAATCCTCCTGCAATTCTAATAGTAACAGTGTAATAATGTAGCTACATTTAAAGCTCGCTGTAGGACACTTCAGCATATGTAGGTGACAAATAATGGCTGCCATCTTCATGTTCAGAATCTAAATGAACAATAGCTCACAGGTTAATTTATCTTAATACAATACATGTCATTCTGGTGAATGACACTCTTGTCTGTAAAGGTAATAAACGGCCGTGCTGAAACATGTTCAGTACATTATCTGATGGCTGGATAAGTCTATCAGCTGCAGTCTGtgctctctccctgtctgtctctgtccttgGGTGGGCACCGGCTGTCGTGAGAACCACACCCGAGAGTCAATGGCTTCACCGACAGATCCAtaaacgcgcacacacacacacaccatccccCAATGGTGACACACAGTAACAATCCGCCACCTTCCCACTGCCTCATCGCCGGTGCCATTAGGGACTTGTTTcaggagggggtggagggggaggaatGAGGGAAGACACGGTGGAGCGCTGGGGTTTATGCTGGTTGAATTACCACAGAACCACAGCTCACACTAATGCACGCACCAGGCGTGCATCTaatcatgtttttgctttttttaaaaatgtattctgatcCATTCAAGCGGGAGACTCCATTTTCACCTCGCCGCTCCGCCCAGCCCTGGATCGAATGCTGCTAGCAAGAGGGGAGAGAAGTATTAAAGGTAATATTTGCATTTATAATGATGGAGGTAGAGAACGTTGCCCTTTCATCACAAGCCCAACAAGTGCAGCTGCTTAATTTATTCGATTTAAATCACTTTCATGTGTAATTATTTGagatttgtgtttattaaacCGGATATTGTATAAAATGATATAGTGCATTGGCCAATTCGAATCAAATGGAATAATCCCTCCAAACATTTGCCACATTACCACAGTTCCTGAGCAGGCGGAGAGATAATATTAGCCACCCTGCTGGTGGCACACATACTTCCAGCAATGGCACCTCACTCCTAAAAAACCCAGCATGATTTCAAGATTTCAATGGCTGTCTGCTTTTCTGCAGGAAAACATCCAGACACCACAGAGCAAAGACTGACTGCTGTCTGCAACTGCTCAATATCTccctctgcttcttcctctttctgtcgTCTTTCACTCTCTTCTTCGCTGAGCAAACTGCTACCcactcatttctctctctctctcttgcacacacacacacacacacacacacacacacacacatacagacatagCGGAGCACCACACCCTTTTAGCCAGCTCTATCTCCTGCAGATGAGGAGAGGGGGGCTCAGGTGGTGACTGCCACAGCCCCGCTcgccatctccctctctctccctcattctctctccccctctgtcctTTGACGGTAAATTGATGAGTGATGTTAAAGGATGCACTGTTTCTTTTACGGCGGCCTGGGAAAGATGCTCCGAAGCAACTAATAAGCGGCCATATGCCGGCGTCATTACATCCTCCGGAGCTGCCTTTAATTCAATTACATCGACTCTCTGCCTGAACAAAGGCTCCGCAATCGCCACTGATCTCACAGGGGCCAGGGATGAGGATGGGGAGAGGGGCAagcagaggtggagaggagcTATAGGCTATAGGGAGGAAATATGGGCTGTGGCTGGGGCTTTGGCTAAAGCCAGGCTTTGCATGGGGAACGGGGCTTTGAGTGCATGGGGAGCCACAGTATGAGAGGAGATAATCGTCTTTAAGGTAGCAGACTGAGTGCTGATTTTGGCTCAAGCTGAAAGTGAAGGCAGAGCGAGACAGGACAGGCAGGTACGGTCCTGGTGCTAGGGATGGAGTCGGGGCGGAGTTGGAGAATAGCACATATGGATGGGATTTGAAGTCCTGATTGATGGTGCGAATGGCAACTTTGAGTAGGCCTGATGGTGGAGGAAGACCTGAGTTTAAGAAGGACCTGGACCTGAACTTGATCCTTGATCTTTCCCCAGACTCTCAGGAGAGGACAAGAAGCATCTTCTGTGCATAAAAACTAAGGACAAACCTAGAGAGTGGAGCTACTGAGGAGACTTGCTAGCAGCCACTCCCATAGTGGAGATGTTGCAACAGCACTTAACACTCCACAATGGCAGCACCCAGAGCAATATTACCGTGTTTAAAGCAGAAAACCATGCTCTTTGCTCATCCACCCATGAAGACCACAGAGTCTGTCTGCATTAATTTATGCCTCTGCTCGTCAGAAGCTGAAGCAGGATGATAAGTGCTTGTAGGCCGGGGGGATATTTTTCCCTGTGTTGAGGCGCGCACGCTCGAGGCAGCGACAGCGTTCTGTGGGAAAAGCCGGTGCCTCACCCACATGGCTGCAGTGTGCAGCGTGCCGGCTTCCTTTTCTTTGATCGTTCTCAGCCTTGCGCCTGCTCACCTCCTCCGACCATCATCCCTCACTATGTCACCACCACGATCCCTGCCGCCTGTAGCCTCCCTGTAGCTTCATTCCCATTCTGCCTTTCTGCTTTGCTGCATGCCTGCCTCTCCCTACCTTCCCCCATACCTTGCAACCTCCCTCCCTACCTcagtcttttttccttttttttttttacctctagCTCCCTGCCAACCGAGTTCCCTTCACTCTCTACCTCCCCTTGCATCCTCCCCTCATCTACCTCCATGTGCACCAGCTACACTccttctctccctgcctctctgcaTCCTGCTGCTCTGGCTTGCATGTCTTTCAACTGGCAAGCCTTGcttcctttctcactctctctctcctccctgccACAGCTAATATGACTCATCCAGActaacatttaagaagcaaTCAAGTGCCATCAGTATCCAGTGTGATAGGAGTCCGATAAAATCGCACTCAGTTTGAGATAGCAGCAGGGAAACCGGCCCTGatcacacacaaaaccacagtgATAGCAGCTGAAATACAAGAGAGTGAAGCACAGGAGAGTGCCACCCTCCTCTCTACTGTCCAGACCCACCCGCTTCCATGCaacaccttctttttttttatcactcgcTGCCACTGTGAACAGCCATGGGTTGTTCTAAACTACCCAACACCACCCTTTCACACCCTTTAAACGAGTGCACACTCCATAGTACCCTCCATTGACAGCATCCACTTATAAAGCTGGAGGGCTATGATAATCCATTTAGTCTCATTTATTCCCATTGTATTCCCCCGAGGCCGCTGACATGATGGTGCTGCTCACTCAATCCGTACCCcgccctttttttcctctctgtggaAATTTACTTTCCTGTGTCACCCATTTATGCTCAAGGTAACAGTAGTAGAAAAGATACCAAGACCACCAATTAAGAGCATATAGGTTGCTCCAATTAATATCAATCATCATTAGCAAAGATGGATTGTGTGCTGAGTTCAAAAGGGCTCCTGAATAAAAGAGGGAGTGTTCCAGCTTTAGAAAGCGGAGACATTACAGAATCTACCGAGTGCCTTTCAATAatctttcacttttttcaaGTGCCTGATCAATATGAGGGAATGCCCAGCCGCCCAAGATCGAGTTACAGTCTTGTGCCTCTCTGCAAGTACAGTGTGAGGTCTGAGAGGCATTGTGGCAACATCCATTCATGCGGGATAATCACATTAACTAGGCGTGTCTGGGCTCTGTGGATAGACTTCTATAAGGCGAGCCAGGCCCAGAGTCAAAGGAAATTACACCAACATTTTCTCTAACCCCTCCTCAAGCACCCAGATCTGACTACAAACCAACAGTCTCAAAGTTCAGAGTTTGAAGATGCATCATTTTTGTCACATGAAAGAGCAGAAAATATGGATAAAAGCAAATCAGAGCAGTTTACCGGTTTGGTTCTTCTTATGCAGCACAGCatagttgtagttgttgtatcctccctttttcttctctgcttctttcttcccttttttcctccctttcacttcttctctctcaccctctctctcgcgcgctctctctctctctctctctcgctcgctcgctttcgtgcacacacactctctctctctctctctctctcgctcactcgCTCGTTCTCTCTGGCTGTATCAACAGCTAAGCCGCCCAGTGCATTTACTCATCCCAgtttgcacacacacgctcttcagtctgcctgcctgcctgggcgcacctctctctctctctctctctctctccctcttttactCGCAGCCTGACAATGACTACAAGCCCACCCTTTAAACCCCTCCCTTCCCAGcgctccctccatccctctctcctcccctcttcccttcacacccccccccctcctcttcctcctccttctcctcctcctccttctcttgcTTATAGTGATGAACCCCCCCACCTCTTTTAGATCAGCACTCCTCTCTTCTACATCTTCtcaccccccctctcctcctcctcctcctcctcctcctcctcctcctcttttcagCCTGGCTCCTGCAAAAGCTGCGGCCCCACCCTGAAAAGGCTCTCATCTAATGACTGACTGGATACCTCcaatttttgcttttcttttttaattttttttttgttattgtgctttatttttgtttccctcAACACAACCCCTCTGTTGTATCCCCTCCCCTTGCACAGACATAAGGAGGTGtctttaaaaaagagagaaggagaagaagaagctccCAAATGGAAGTCGCCTCCTCTGATTGCTCAGGCTCCCTCTCAGACTGTGTGTTATACACTCTCCGGGTCTCTGATTAGTGTTGTGAGCCTGTGAGCTCCACGTCCAAATTGCCACGGCGATGCCAAAAGCATGTTTTCTGGCACAGCCGGGAGCAGCTCTTGCCAGGAGAGACGTGTGAAAGAGAGCAGTGATGATCGCGAGgcgcatgcatgcacgcacacacacactctgtgctCTTAGGACACGTCACccgcaccaccaccaccaccaacccACCCACCCCCCCATACCCAGCGCTCTCTGTTCTCATGGAAACACCAGCAGATAGAcaagaagagcagaggaggaggaggagtgtgtgtgtgtgtgtgtgtgtgtgtgtgtgtgtgtgtgtgtgtgtgtgtgtgtgtgtgtgtgtgtgtgtgtgtgtgagggagagagagagagatggagggagagagagaaagggatggaggcaggaggaggaaacaagaggGCCGGGTGTGGCAGGCTGACAGGCAGGCAAGGCAAactgcctctccttctccctccctccctctttttttttctccctctgtgccCACATTTGCACACAGTCTGGTTTAATGAGCGGGCACAACGCATGCATTATCCCCACAACTACATTTATAACCATTACCGTACAGTGAGGCTCGCAGGCGCATGCTCATGCAAACACCCACACTCTGTATTTGCCtttcacaatacacacacagacacacacacacatacacatacacatacacatacacactgtggTGTCAGAAGAGTCCCCACCCCCGCTCTGACACCAGCGCGCACCAGCAGATGCTACAGACACAatgaggatggagggagggatggagaacaggacagacagagagagagaggggtggatGGAGGGAAGAGGGGGTAGAAGGGGTCCTGAGGGGCTGTGCTCTGCTATTCTTCTCTCTTACAGGATTATTCCACATCCAGTTCACTGAGGGGAAATCATTAACCTGCACCGCTGAGCCACAGCCTTCCCGGTGGTCGCTGATGCTACCACTGCCACACAGGAACATCTAGCACCATTACTTGGCTGTACTACATCATCACTATGTGTCATCGTGTTCCTATAGCAGGCCGCATGACACAGACGCTGTAATAATGCAGGCTTCTGCTGAGTGCGCATGGTCTTTCTCAGCACTGCCCTGCTTTACTTCTACACAGCTATGCACATTCATACAGCTGCAAGCTCACAGTCCCCTGTTGGGTCACTTTACTGGAATAACTAGCAGATGAGTGCATTGCTTCAGGGAAAAGAATGACTTTCTCTGTCTAGAAATTACAAAGTTGTGCAAGATCCCACTTCTCATGGTGAGGAggctttaaaaatgtacaaaacgGGTGAATAATAGGAAGAGCTGAATATATGAGAGGAGAAACATAACGATAAGTTTGATGAGagtgaaaatgatgtgaatcatatGCTATGGCTTTACCATGTCACCAGAGGGGAGCTGATTGATTAGTTTTTGAACTGTTTATGGTTCCAGTGTGTAAaatttaggggcagaaatggaatataatgttcataattattttttcattgctgtataatcacctgaaactaagaattgtggttttgttaccttagaatgagccttaaatatctacagagggagctggTCCTCTACCAcggagtccaccatgttgcaccgccatatttctacagcagcccagaacagacaaactaaacactgactctagagagggcctttctTGGATTTTGGTGGCCACCATGAAAGGAGGTGGAGACAAGGGGTGTTCAGCTGGTTGCCACACTGCTAGATTCCACTAAAACCTacacattggacctttaagtcCAGTGGTAAGTGGTTTTGCTTCTACAATGCAAATATTTGCTAGTTATTTCTTATCTTCTATAGTATCAAGTTAATATCTTACCCGAATTTAAGATAAAACAAGAAGTTTAACATGTCAGCTTGAGCCCTGGCAAGTTATGATGGGTAATTTTCACCATGTTCTGACAGGTTATCAACCTGTTGATTTATTACAATATAATCATCAGGTTAAATGACACCTAATATGTGTTAGTTGCAGCACCAGATGTCCACCCAACTGAACACCGATGAGAGATTTGGCAGAGAGATTTGTTTAGGAGCgctcc
This is a stretch of genomic DNA from Pagrus major chromosome 2, Pma_NU_1.0. It encodes these proteins:
- the gap43 gene encoding neuromodulin, which translates into the protein MLCCIRRTKPVEKNEEADQKIEQDGTTNKPEDKAHKAATKIQASFRGHITRKKMKDGEEEKEGDSPAAAEEATEGGEEAKKAEGEEAPAKEEEAAGEEAKKEEETSQAKSPVADKPANSPAAAAASPAGAATSPVAAAPAAASPTAATAPSEPQKEEPKAEEKAEEKPKEVEAPAAAAKSPTTATAEEKKEEESEEKKEEARQADVPAAVSPTAEKEEPNQTKDKQDAAEESKAEEATPADAAAEATESKDD